The segment ctcctccctctcttccctctcccacaccctctctccctttctttctttcctccttccttccttctttcttccctccatcccaccctccctccctcctttccttccttccttccttccttccttccttcttctctttctttctttctttctttctttcttctttctttctttctttctttctttctttcttctttatttctcttccctctgtattctttcctttccttcccttctccttcctttctttccttcttccctactacttgcttgcttgctttccttgtttctttcttttttatatataatgtagtactgctgtttattcatctattgattaagctgattgaattggtcatgaactccacattacttttttaattcagaatgttaaatttattttattgttttattattatttcctctctttttatCTATTCAagatgagatacagttacaaagctttcatgtttgaactttgtttatacaatcatcaaacacccatcccttcaccagtgcacatttgccactaccaaaatctccagtattccACCCCCTTCCCATTCTAACCCTTCCCCTGTCTAtgtgacaatttcccccatactctttctctacttaggttacatttaatttttcaacAGGAGTCCCACCATTACTCAAAACTGCCCCAAAGGCAATgttagacgatttgttttgtattgcttgttacagatCGAATATCATGtccaggacattctgtgttgttctcttctgggagctttagtttatagtctctgggtcttggccattaatgagattgtCTGtgaggcagtctgtgggtgtgattgcctccttcttttcttcttgtgctgggaaatgaaccaaGGCCCGCTATACACAAGGCATGTACTGTACCACTGAGCTATGTCCTCAGCCAAACTGAGAGTTACTCTGGACAGCCACTTGTGCCTTGTGTCTATCCCATGATGTCATCTAAGTCTAGATCCATAGCCTGAGGTCACACTCCATCATGTTATCATCTTGAACCCTCCCCCTCCCAATATCAGACTATATCTATGGAGTGTGCTCATACGTACTGTCCAAAGTGGCCTTGCCTCTCTCTTACTCACCTTGCTGAGGACCTTGAAGGGAAGGGATGGCTGGCGGGTATTGCTTTAGCTCTCACAGCTCTGTGTCTTAAAACAGGCAATGGGACtcccatcattgtatgacttgtgTAGGGTTGATAAAatcctcccttaattttttgCTTATTACCTGGTTCTGGAGAAAGTGATAGAAAAGAGAGACAGTAATTTTTGATGCATGGACAATCAATGACAAAGCTTCTGTTGCAGACAAATCTTTCCATTTCGCTGCATGAATGGCACATTTTAACTGCTTGTTTAAACTGCTTGTTAAACTGCTAGAGGCAGTCTCTGTGCATCTGCCAGTTCTGATGTGGGTCTTGGTTACAAGTCCACTCCACAAAGCACTAAtggtaaaatagattttattaaaatttttagggAAGATAGATAGGAGAGTGCTGCATCGCATACCCCAAACTCTTTTTTGCCTTGTCTTCTCACCTTCACCTCTCTTAGAGCCCTTTcagccatttctttcttttccctgaaGCTCCAAGCCACAGTGCCTCCAGCCAAACCCTTCCTGGCTCACCCTTGGAGTCCTTTCATCGCCCCTATTCTATAAGTTACTTTGGTTCTTTCAATTGCTCTTTTTTGAAGTTATATATCTCATCTCACTTCTCAGTGACAGACTTTATGTCAATAGCTTTTATGCCTGAAAAAAATACTTTAGGTTCTAGGATTCATCTTccataaaataatgacaaaaacaatttagttttctttccttttatttctttccatatatatgtatatattatacataaacatatataatagGCATCATGAGAATGTCTGTGTTTATCTGTGCTGTATGTACATAGCATGTAAATAACAAACCAAGACCAAATGTGTTTTATAGAATTTTATACCAAACTTTTATTGGTTGTTCCACATCCTAAAAGAGGaaagaatcttttttatttcctaagcATTCCTGTGCCTTAAGTGGGAAGTAACACAGTCTGGGTTTTCTTatacataaatgaaataaaaactgtgCCTGGCACATGGAAGTCACTTAATTGttctttcctccatcccttttcctCAAAaaggtggggagtgaggggggaaTTCCTTAAGCAGCCAGAGGCATTGGAGTATAGCATCCTTTTCttaccctttatttttttccttacagaTATTTTGGGGCCATGGCCCGTGGAGAGAGCCCTCCAGTGAGAGAGCGGGCTGAGCGAGCCCCTTTTTCGAACTGGGCAGAGCTTACACCTGAGCTGCTAAAGATCCTGCACTCTCGGGTAAGGACCGCAGACCATGTGGAGTCGGGGCATGAGCAGGGGACAAAGGGAGGAGGGCTGGGTGGTTCCAGACAAAAACCTGCAATTCTGTTGCCAGTCAGCAGGCTGCATAAAATCAGTATCATCTTAAAATTCACTAATCCATCTCTGCCTTGAAAGtagatctggggggggggggggactaagAATGCTATTGAAATCGACTCTAAGTTGAGTTGGCAGTGGAATGATCCCAGGATTCCCAGAAGTTGGCTGAATGTCTAGAGGCTCATGACAATACTAATTCATTCTCTCCAGAAAATACAGACCCACATCCCTTGACCATGTCTCTCTAACTAATCAATACCATACTATAATGCTCATCACAGTTGGAAGGATAACATGTTATGGCTTCCCAGTTATCCCAGCTGTAGACAGAGAATAGATCTTAGGGAAAACCCTGACCCCACGATTACATCATCCTGAGATCTGCTCAAAGACTGAATGAAAGGTGAGACTGACATGAGGAAGTTTGTAGATTGGCAAATTCCCTGTAAATAAGGTTTTTCACCATCGTACCTGGTTTTAGGATACAAGATAAGGGGTTTGGGTTGAATGAAGACGGACTGAATCAGTGCCTGCATCACAGATACTGAGCCTTTTGCTATAGTCAGGGTCAGGGAGTGCTTCACTGGGCATCTGTACCATAGTGCATTGTTGGCCAACAGCTGGCCTTTCATTCGCTTCCTTCTCTCATACACTTATGCAGTGGACATGGCAGGAACCTGAAGTGCCTGGGGCCAAGCAACATGAAACATTCCAGGCCATCAAGCCCCATGATATTCCTGAGAAGGCCTAAGGGATGCAGGGTAAGGTCTTTGTGTAAAGAACTCAAAGGATACTAGAAGCAAAAGATGAAATCTAGTTTCATCACTAACTAGTGGTATTAGGGGCCTTATAGAAAGGGAcagcctaaaaataaaatagaataatatgaaagcatcagaaaaaataaatgatgaaagaTTCATGTTTACTTTTCCCTACAATTCTGACTTCGAAGTTAAATATGATTCAATTATCTCAGGCATTGCTCTGTTCTAGGCTGAAAATTTCTCTGCCCTTGCTAAAAGAACTGCCTGGCAGAGTCCTTCCCTGAACTTTTGCAGTGTGCTGGGAGATTAGGGGTCCTGCCTAAGCTGGGTTTCCTGAACAATCTATTGTTCTTACCTCATACTCAGGCCTTATGTCTTCCTTTGACCCACAGGTTGGTGGCCGATTGATCGTCCATGCAGATGAGCTGGCCCAGATGTGGAAGGTGCTGAGTCTCCCAACAGATCTGTTTAATAGCGTGATGAATGTGGGCCGATTCACGGAGGAAATAGAGTGGCTCAAGTTTTTAGCCCTTGCTTGCAGCTCTCTCGGAGTTGTAAGTTAGCTTTACTGTCTGATGCTTGTTATAGGGAAATCTTTCTCTGGAAGAGCAATGCATCTGTACCCACAGTCCGCTGACTCTCTAGCTAATGATGAGTCATGTTCTCATAGTGAGAACTCTCATACTTTCTGAACTGAGATCAATTTCTCTGCTCATCTGCCAGAGGAGTGACTGACTAGAAGAGAGATTCAGGAAAATTTTAACCTGGCCCTGGAGCTCTCTCCTGGTTGACTAAAAGGGGCTTTTAGGTGAATTTCAAATCATTGCACACAAATAGTTCCAGTGCACTTCATTCCCTCCCTTCCTATTCTGAGAGATAAACTGTGACCCAGCTGCAGGGTAAGATTTACTTATATTGGGTTCTAGGCTCTTAGAAGATACTCCTAGGAGATACATGAGACTCCTCAAAGAGGTGCAACCTTATAGAGAATTTCTATGATAAGCATAGttctataaaaattagaaatgagagAAAGTGAGGAGATGAAACTGTCTCTAGACATACAGCCATGATGTCACCATTAATGCCGGATGTTCATACAAATTCATGAAGTTTTCAAATTTGACCTCATTTACAGTTAGAAAGCTATTTTcctgttttaaagaaaatgataCTGTAACCagcttataaatgtatatatatatatatatatatatgctttggtATCATCCTATATGTGGAAACACTTGTTAAACATGGTTATAATAACTTAAAATGAATCAGACTTTTTTAATCCCtaaaatatttgcaagttaaTGTGAAAAGTATTGCTTCTGCCAAAACCAAATAGTCTGAAAAGGTAGTTTGAATAATTTAGCATATCTGAACACGATCTTGTTCTTTCTTCCTAAATATGCCTTAAATCTGCACATTTGACTTTGTTTctgcaaaaaatacaaaaaaaatattacagCCTAATTCTTCCTATGAGTTTTCTCTGTAACTTTCATTGTAATTTGttagagaagaaaggagagataactcctggttttttttttttgtgtgcatgtgctttataagaaacatatgtataatatatataatgaattcctttttttctaaagagGAGAGGAAAATGCAGCATGAAGATGTGTTATTTACTGATAATTAATTATCAGTATCACATTTCTGTGGAAACAGCCCTAAGGAttcaggttttttgttgttttttttttttttgaggggcatgGTTTGATCTGTACCCAGCAGTACCAGGGTttattctggctttgtgcttaggaaacactcctggtgatggtcgagggaccctatgtagtgctggggaataAGCTGAGGTCATAATCATtgtgaccatatgcaaggcaagtgtcttacctcctgtattagCTCTTTGACCCAGGACTTTTTAggttttatgtcactgtcactgtcatccagttgctcattgatttgctcaagcgggcaccagtaacatctccattgtgagacttgttactgtttttggcatattgaatacgccctgggtagcttgccgggctctccgagtggggcagaggaattgaacccgggtcagccgcgtacaaggcaaacaccctgccccctgtgctatggctccagcctagtCACTTTCTCTACTggcttatttgtgtgtgtgtgtaggttttatgtattttattaaagtCTCATAGTGTTACACATTCATTCACATCACATCAGAGACATACACACCCatgtgcgtacacacacacacacacacatacacacacactactactactgctgctgctactactatATTATATCTGTAGTTTATTCTGATCTTCTTAATCTTGCTCACAAAGGTTAGagtaagaaaagaaatacataaaatccAATCTAAGAATTACAGTCTGAGACAAAATGGAAACACCTATAAGAGAAATCTCCCTGTTGCTCAAATTGCTCCTCTTTGCCCTTCTCTTCACTGGCAGCTGAGTGTCCAGTGGCAACTCTAGGATGTCAGGGCAGTCAAGTGAAGTTTTTCCACATCCCTTGAATCCTCCTTGCTGTCTCTGATCTCCATGAAATACTCGTCCGCAAGGTCGCTAGCTGCTTGCAGTTTATTGTCTCTCACAGAACTGTGGTTCCCATTGGTTCACCTCCCTTTTCACCGGTGCTGAGCTAGAAACTACCAGGTTGTCCTTGACTGTTCTCTGACTTGGTAATCTACTCCCCAGCCAGTCTCCACCTTGAGAGAGATATTAGTCCTCCCCAGTCCACTTAGTCACAGTAACTGGAAATGACATTGAAAGACAAATCTCAGCCCTTCCTCTGCTTACCCGACGGTGCAATTACTAGTTCACTTTAATCTGGCTGCTTCCAGCTTGTGATAGAAAAACCAGAAGTTAGTTTCTACCTGGAGCTGTGTACCTCCATTCAAAAATGAAGATGATGGATAAATAAGATGTTCTGTGAAGTTCTTTTGTCTCTAACATCCTGTAATACTCTCTCGCCTCTTTTTTCCACTGAGACACAATCAATTCTGGCTCTAGATAACATAGGGTTGCTCTGATTCTGAGATGGTCCAGGATGTCTGCTTGACTTTGATCCTCAACTTTCTTTTGTTAGTTTctagaggccagggagatggtgcaaagtgctgagcacatgcattgcatatg is part of the Sorex araneus isolate mSorAra2 chromosome 2, mSorAra2.pri, whole genome shotgun sequence genome and harbors:
- the LOC101550671 gene encoding ropporin-1 isoform X2 produces the protein MARGESPPVRERAERAPFSNWAELTPELLKILHSRVGGRLIVHADELAQMWKVLSLPTDLFNSVMNVGRFTEEIEWLKFLALACSSLGVTIAKTLKIVCEVLSSDRDCGPPRIPFSTFQFLYTYIAEVDGEISASHVSRMLNYIEQEVIGPDGLIKVSDFTQNPRVRLE